The Salvelinus sp. IW2-2015 linkage group LG15, ASM291031v2, whole genome shotgun sequence genome includes a region encoding these proteins:
- the LOC111974990 gene encoding arrestin domain-containing protein 1: MGKLQEFDITFKDNKVVYSPGESLSGTLKITTTEALLCKDIKVNCQGCCGVTSKSNDTAWMVEEQYFSSTLSVADKGTLKQGDHSFPFKFLIPASVPTSFEGNYGKVMYRARAFIDTPRFSKDYKVEKPFYLLNLLNLNDVPDIHGRSSSSITKKFTYLLGVKTGTVVLKAHSDMKGYTPGQVIQLTTEIHNQSGKTTGTVVACLIQKVTYQTKKPTIDLRTLVQVEGAGVKAGKQAEWKEQIIVPPLPQSSLADCGLINMEYFIEIXLKSPEASFLLPIHIGNISVDTTSARPSRPPPPTTDPSRSSANPTKLENSRRSEPSSQDQETPPTPRPSPHPAPKPVPRIRVSTSFPASPSAPPAEIDYLVMGARGQXTEALPTESHSQLGVLXSQATVSPSAFSYAPGLTFSQNQPQSDATNPTGPLFCVSTGATIPFFSEGSTNPKPTLYPLLPPEYSTSTLPHEAPPSYVESCSSNT, from the exons ATGGGAAAACTCCAAGAATTCGACATAACTTTTAAAGACAATAAAGTTGTTTATAGTCCTGGAGAGTCACTTTCAGGCACTCTGAAAATCACAACCACCGAAGCTCTGCTATGTAAAG ATATCAAAGTGAATTGCCAAGGCTGCTGTGGTGTCACCAGCAAGAGCAATGACACAGCCTGGATGGTGGAGGAGCAGTACTTCAGCAGCACRCTCTCTGTGGCAGATAAAG GAACCCTGAAACAGGGAGATCACAGTTTTCCATTCAAGTTTCTCATTCCAG CCTCTGTTCCCACATCCTTTGAAGGAAACTATGGAAAAGTTATGTACAGAGCGAGGGCTTTCATTGACACTCCTCGCTTCTCTAAGGACTATAAGGTGGAGAAGCCTTTCTACCTGCTGAATCTCCTCAACCTCAATGATGTACCTGACATCCAT GGACGTAGTTCATCTTCCATTACTAAGAAGTTCACCTACCTGCTGGGGGTAAAGACAGGAACTGTGGTGCTGAAGGCCCATAGTGACATGAAGGGCTACACACCTGGTCAGGTCATCCAACTGACCACAGAGATCCACAACCAGTCTGGGAAAACCACAGGGACTGTGGTAGCCTGTCTCATTCAG AAAGTAACTTACCAGACAaagaagcctaccattgacttgAGGACTTTAGTGCAGGTGGAGGGTGCTGGGGTGAAGGCTGGCAAACAGGCTGAGTGGAAGGAGCAGATTATTGTACCTCCTCTGCCTCAGTCATCTCTGGCTGACTGTGGTCTAATAAACATGGAATACTTTATTGAA ATCKCTCTGAAATCTCCTGAGGCTTCGTTTTTGTTGCCCATCCACATTGGAAACATCTCAGTGGATACCACGTCAGCACGACCCTCCAGACCCCCTCCTCCAACCACCGATCCTTCTCGCTCCTCCGCAAACCCTACCAAGCTAGAAAACAGCAGACGCTCTGAGCCGTCCTCCCAAGACCAAGAAACTCCACCTACCCCTCGCCCTTCCCCCCACCCAGCCCCAAAACCTGTTCCCAGAATCAGAGTCTCCACTTCCTTCCCTGCCTCCCCCAGTGCCCCTCCAGCTGAGATTGACTATCTGGTCATGGGCGCCAGGGGGCAGRCGACCGAGGCCCTCCCAACTGAGAGCCACTCCCAGCTTGGTGTCTTGARCTCTCAGGCCACCGTCTCCCCCAGTGCCTTCAGCTATGCCCCAGGYCTCACCTTCTCCCAGAACCAGCCCCAGAGTGATGCCACAAACCCAACGGGACCTTTGTTCTGTGTGTCCACAGGGGCCACCATYCCATTCTTCTCTGAGGGCAGTACCAACCCCAAGCCTACCCTCTACCCACTCCTGCCTCCAGAGTACAGCACCTCAACACTCCCACATG AGGCTCCTCCCAGCTATGTCGAGAGCTGTAGCAGCAACACATAA
- the LOC111973771 gene encoding lysophosphatidic acid receptor 6-like, which produces MLIACIPHTSHPKMNSTVSPSVLPLDNRSLSESCTVEPQHVSITVFLLLVVLVGFFLNSFSLWVFCCRIPQWSSGTVLQFHLAVSDTVITPVAPLMATYFVMGSHWPFGAFLCKLKIALLSIHFYGSIMFLTLISIHRYVAVVQFKRGSCMKRKAFVQNLCAGVWLVLLAKGIACFFSLNTSPMGNRTQCLSIHQEKYIDVYFAINFVMLIPGFLLPLSVAVTCYVQLARSMSRMNINMSKGRDIKAKSRKMXAMCLVIFALCFTPLNVIRTVAVILKKYFPEQCSLLLQVETAYYVSWILAGANCCLDPLLYCFGSHNFVKAIHRSLRKFDVKFKKDPATNDQIIYDTAIDSPSIVLEDIHTQHSNTS; this is translated from the coding sequence ATGTTAATAGCCTGCATACCCCATACATCCCATCCTAAAATGAACAGCACAGTGTCTCCGTCCGTGTTGCCTCTGGACAACAGAAGTCTCTCTGAGTCCTGTACAGTGGAACCCCAACATGTGTCCATCACTGTTTTCCTCCTCCTGGTTGTCCTGGTTGGTTTCTTCCTCAACAGTTTCAGTCTGTGGGTCTTCTGCTGCCGTATACCGCAGTGGAGCTCTGGTACTGTCCTGCAGTTTCATTTGGCTGTCAGTGACACTGTTATCACACCAGTTGCACCATTAATGGCAACATACTTTGTTATGGGTAGCCACTGGCCGTTTGGAGCTTTTCTGTGCAAGCTGAAGATTGCCTTGCTGAGCATTCACTTCTATGGCAGTATCATGTTCCTAACACTCATCAGCATTCATCGATACGTGGCAGTTGTCCAGTTTAAAAGGGGCTCCTGTATGAAACGAAAGGCGTTTGTTCAGAATCTGTGTGCTGGAGTCTGGCTGGTTTTGCTGGCTAAGGGGATTGCCTGTTTCTTCTCATTAAACACAAGCCCAATGGGAAACCGCACACAATGTCTCAGCATTCATCAGGAAAAATACATTGACGTCTACTTCGCCATCAACTTCGTTATGCTCATCCCTGGGTTCCTGCTGCCTCTCTCAGTAGCAGTGACCTGCTATGTTCAGCTAGCAAGATCAATGTCTCGCATGAATATCAACATGTCCAAGGGCCGTGATATAAAGGCCAAGTCACGTAAAATGKTGGCCATGTGTCTGGTGATATTTGCACTGTGCTTCACGCCTCTGAACGTGATACGAACTGTGGCTGTCATATTAAAAAAGTACTTTCCAGAACAATGCAGTCTTCTCCTGCAGGTGGAGACTGCATACTATGTCTCCTGGATTTTGGCTGGAGCAAACTGCTGCCTGGACCCATTGCTTTATTGTTTTGGATCACACAACTTTGTCAAGGCTATTCATAGGTCTCTCAGAAAATTTGATGTCAAGTTTAAAAAAGACCCGGCCACAAATGACCAGATCATCTATGATACTGCTATTGATTCTCCCTCCATTGTCTTAGAAGACATCCACACCCAGCATTCGAACACGTCTTGA
- the LOC111974812 gene encoding negative elongation factor B-like isoform X1, whose protein sequence is MFAGLPELGISNGEDLKETLTNCTEPLKAIDQFQTENGILLPTLQSALPFLDLHGTPRLEFHQSVFDELRDKLMERVRTIAEGKDEDRYGKLKELLEKSFPLVKMPSIQPVVMQVLKHLPKVPEKKLKLVMADKELYKVCAVEVKRQIWQENQALFGDEVSPLLKQYIVAKEAALFSSDLSILHNFFSPSPKARRQGEVVLKLTQMIGKNVKLYDMVLQFLRTLFLRTRNVHYCTLRAELLMSLHDLDISEICSVDSCHKFTWCLDXCIREKFVDAKRARELQGFLDGVKKGQEVLGDLSMILCDPFASNTLVLSTVRNLQELLSQDALPRDSPDLMLLLRMLSLGQGAWDMIDSQVFKEPRLELEVVTRFLPAMLSVLVDDYTFTVEQKLPSEEKTSLSYPTALPDNFNKYLQENRVACEMGLYYALHIAKQRNKNALQRLLPALVETYNDMAFGDIFLHLLTAHLTLLSDEFGTEEFCSAVFDGFLLTSFSSKENVHRHNLRLLLHLHQKVLPSCVETLVKTLEPSKQSSDQVKELFSKLTEKLEAQKKSPPQPDEAPSLDLGLHPVKVPTTASTPTTSI, encoded by the exons ACAGAAAATGGCATTTTGTTACCAACTCTTCAGTCAGCTCTTCCCTTCCTGGACCTTCACGGAACTCCTCGGTTGGAGTTTCACCAGTCTGTCTTTGACGAGCTTCGTGACAAGTTGATGGAGCGAGTCCGTACTATCGCGGAGGGCAAGGATGAGGACCG TTATGGTAAACTTAAAGAGCTGCTGGAGAAGAGCTTTCCGCTGGTGAAGATGCCTTCCATTCAGCCAGTGGTCATGCAGGTGCTGAAGCATCTTCCAAAG GTACCAGAGAAAAAGCTGAAGCTTGTGATGGCTGATAAGGAACTGTATAAGGTCTGTGCTGTTGAGGTGAAGAGGCAGATCTGGCAGGAAAACCAGGCTCTCTTTGGAGATGAGGTCTCGCCCCTGCTCAAGCAGTATATCGTGGCAAAGGAGGCAGCACTTTTCAGCAGCGATCTCTCTATTCTGCACAACTTCTTCAGCCCCTCCCCCAAAGCAAGACGCCAAGGAGAG GTAGTCTTGAAACTGACCCAGATGATTGGGAAGAATGTGAAACTATATGACATGGTGCTCCAGTTTCTGCGAACACTTTTCCTGCGTACTCGTAATGTCCACTACTGCACCCTGCGTGCAGAGCTGCTCATGTCCCTCCATGACCTGGACATCAGTGAGATCTGCTCAGTAGACTCCTGCCACAAG TTCACCTGGTGCTTGGATGMCTGTATCCGTGAGAAGTTTGTGGATGCCAAGCGAGCCCGGGAGTTGCAAGGTTTTCTGGATGGAGTGAAGAAAGGACAGGAAGTACTTGG GGACCTGTCCATGATACTGTGTGACCCATTTGCCAGTAACACCCTGGTTTTGAGTACGGTCCGAAACCTGCAAGAATTGCTAAGCCAGGATGCTCTACCCAGA GACAGTCCAGACCTGATGCTGTTACTCAGAATGCTGTCTCTTGGACAAGGTGCTTGGGATATGATTGACAGCCAGGTCTTTAAAGAGCCTCGATTG GAACTGGAAGTTGTGACCCGTTTTCTCCCAGCCATGTTGTCTGTACTTGTGGATGACTACACCTTCACTGTAGAGCAGAAACTCCCTAGTGAGGAGAAAACCTCCCTCTCTTACCCCACAGCCCTGCCTGATAACTTCAACAA GTACCTGCAGGAGAACAGGGTGGCTTGTGAGATGGGTCTGTACTACGCACTCCACATTGCCAAGCAGAGGAACAAGAATGCCTTACAAAGGTTACTTCCCGCATTGG TGGAGACCTACAATGACATGGCCTTTGGAGACATCTTCCTGCACCTCCTGACAGCACACCTCACCTTGCTTTCTGATGAGTTTGGGACTGAAGAGTTCTGCTCTGCTGTGTTTGATGGCTTCCTCCTCACCTCTTTCTCCAG TAAAGAAAATGTTCACAGACACAACCTACGCCTGTTGCTTCACCTTCACCAGAAAGTGCTGCCATCGTGTGTGGAGACCTTAGTGAAAACCCTGGAACCCTCAAAACAG AGCAGTGACCAGGTAAAGGAGCTATTCAGCAAGCTGACAGAGAAACTGGAGGCCCAAAAGAAGAGTCCTCCCCAGCCAGACGAAGCCCCCTCCCTGGACCTGGGGCTCCATCCTGTTAAAGTGCCCACTACAGCTTCCACTCCAACAACATCCATCTGA
- the LOC111974812 gene encoding negative elongation factor B-like isoform X2 codes for MFAGLPELGISNGEDLKETLTNCTEPLKAIDQFQVPEKKLKLVMADKELYKVCAVEVKRQIWQENQALFGDEVSPLLKQYIVAKEAALFSSDLSILHNFFSPSPKARRQGEVVLKLTQMIGKNVKLYDMVLQFLRTLFLRTRNVHYCTLRAELLMSLHDLDISEICSVDSCHKFTWCLDXCIREKFVDAKRARELQGFLDGVKKGQEVLGDLSMILCDPFASNTLVLSTVRNLQELLSQDALPRDSPDLMLLLRMLSLGQGAWDMIDSQVFKEPRLELEVVTRFLPAMLSVLVDDYTFTVEQKLPSEEKTSLSYPTALPDNFNKYLQENRVACEMGLYYALHIAKQRNKNALQRLLPALVETYNDMAFGDIFLHLLTAHLTLLSDEFGTEEFCSAVFDGFLLTSFSSKENVHRHNLRLLLHLHQKVLPSCVETLVKTLEPSKQSSDQVKELFSKLTEKLEAQKKSPPQPDEAPSLDLGLHPVKVPTTASTPTTSI; via the exons GTACCAGAGAAAAAGCTGAAGCTTGTGATGGCTGATAAGGAACTGTATAAGGTCTGTGCTGTTGAGGTGAAGAGGCAGATCTGGCAGGAAAACCAGGCTCTCTTTGGAGATGAGGTCTCGCCCCTGCTCAAGCAGTATATCGTGGCAAAGGAGGCAGCACTTTTCAGCAGCGATCTCTCTATTCTGCACAACTTCTTCAGCCCCTCCCCCAAAGCAAGACGCCAAGGAGAG GTAGTCTTGAAACTGACCCAGATGATTGGGAAGAATGTGAAACTATATGACATGGTGCTCCAGTTTCTGCGAACACTTTTCCTGCGTACTCGTAATGTCCACTACTGCACCCTGCGTGCAGAGCTGCTCATGTCCCTCCATGACCTGGACATCAGTGAGATCTGCTCAGTAGACTCCTGCCACAAG TTCACCTGGTGCTTGGATGMCTGTATCCGTGAGAAGTTTGTGGATGCCAAGCGAGCCCGGGAGTTGCAAGGTTTTCTGGATGGAGTGAAGAAAGGACAGGAAGTACTTGG GGACCTGTCCATGATACTGTGTGACCCATTTGCCAGTAACACCCTGGTTTTGAGTACGGTCCGAAACCTGCAAGAATTGCTAAGCCAGGATGCTCTACCCAGA GACAGTCCAGACCTGATGCTGTTACTCAGAATGCTGTCTCTTGGACAAGGTGCTTGGGATATGATTGACAGCCAGGTCTTTAAAGAGCCTCGATTG GAACTGGAAGTTGTGACCCGTTTTCTCCCAGCCATGTTGTCTGTACTTGTGGATGACTACACCTTCACTGTAGAGCAGAAACTCCCTAGTGAGGAGAAAACCTCCCTCTCTTACCCCACAGCCCTGCCTGATAACTTCAACAA GTACCTGCAGGAGAACAGGGTGGCTTGTGAGATGGGTCTGTACTACGCACTCCACATTGCCAAGCAGAGGAACAAGAATGCCTTACAAAGGTTACTTCCCGCATTGG TGGAGACCTACAATGACATGGCCTTTGGAGACATCTTCCTGCACCTCCTGACAGCACACCTCACCTTGCTTTCTGATGAGTTTGGGACTGAAGAGTTCTGCTCTGCTGTGTTTGATGGCTTCCTCCTCACCTCTTTCTCCAG TAAAGAAAATGTTCACAGACACAACCTACGCCTGTTGCTTCACCTTCACCAGAAAGTGCTGCCATCGTGTGTGGAGACCTTAGTGAAAACCCTGGAACCCTCAAAACAG AGCAGTGACCAGGTAAAGGAGCTATTCAGCAAGCTGACAGAGAAACTGGAGGCCCAAAAGAAGAGTCCTCCCCAGCCAGACGAAGCCCCCTCCCTGGACCTGGGGCTCCATCCTGTTAAAGTGCCCACTACAGCTTCCACTCCAACAACATCCATCTGA
- the LOC111974812 gene encoding negative elongation factor B-like isoform X3: MPSIQPVVMQVLKHLPKVPEKKLKLVMADKELYKVCAVEVKRQIWQENQALFGDEVSPLLKQYIVAKEAALFSSDLSILHNFFSPSPKARRQGEVVLKLTQMIGKNVKLYDMVLQFLRTLFLRTRNVHYCTLRAELLMSLHDLDISEICSVDSCHKFTWCLDXCIREKFVDAKRARELQGFLDGVKKGQEVLGDLSMILCDPFASNTLVLSTVRNLQELLSQDALPRDSPDLMLLLRMLSLGQGAWDMIDSQVFKEPRLELEVVTRFLPAMLSVLVDDYTFTVEQKLPSEEKTSLSYPTALPDNFNKYLQENRVACEMGLYYALHIAKQRNKNALQRLLPALVETYNDMAFGDIFLHLLTAHLTLLSDEFGTEEFCSAVFDGFLLTSFSSKENVHRHNLRLLLHLHQKVLPSCVETLVKTLEPSKQSSDQVKELFSKLTEKLEAQKKSPPQPDEAPSLDLGLHPVKVPTTASTPTTSI; encoded by the exons ATGCCTTCCATTCAGCCAGTGGTCATGCAGGTGCTGAAGCATCTTCCAAAG GTACCAGAGAAAAAGCTGAAGCTTGTGATGGCTGATAAGGAACTGTATAAGGTCTGTGCTGTTGAGGTGAAGAGGCAGATCTGGCAGGAAAACCAGGCTCTCTTTGGAGATGAGGTCTCGCCCCTGCTCAAGCAGTATATCGTGGCAAAGGAGGCAGCACTTTTCAGCAGCGATCTCTCTATTCTGCACAACTTCTTCAGCCCCTCCCCCAAAGCAAGACGCCAAGGAGAG GTAGTCTTGAAACTGACCCAGATGATTGGGAAGAATGTGAAACTATATGACATGGTGCTCCAGTTTCTGCGAACACTTTTCCTGCGTACTCGTAATGTCCACTACTGCACCCTGCGTGCAGAGCTGCTCATGTCCCTCCATGACCTGGACATCAGTGAGATCTGCTCAGTAGACTCCTGCCACAAG TTCACCTGGTGCTTGGATGMCTGTATCCGTGAGAAGTTTGTGGATGCCAAGCGAGCCCGGGAGTTGCAAGGTTTTCTGGATGGAGTGAAGAAAGGACAGGAAGTACTTGG GGACCTGTCCATGATACTGTGTGACCCATTTGCCAGTAACACCCTGGTTTTGAGTACGGTCCGAAACCTGCAAGAATTGCTAAGCCAGGATGCTCTACCCAGA GACAGTCCAGACCTGATGCTGTTACTCAGAATGCTGTCTCTTGGACAAGGTGCTTGGGATATGATTGACAGCCAGGTCTTTAAAGAGCCTCGATTG GAACTGGAAGTTGTGACCCGTTTTCTCCCAGCCATGTTGTCTGTACTTGTGGATGACTACACCTTCACTGTAGAGCAGAAACTCCCTAGTGAGGAGAAAACCTCCCTCTCTTACCCCACAGCCCTGCCTGATAACTTCAACAA GTACCTGCAGGAGAACAGGGTGGCTTGTGAGATGGGTCTGTACTACGCACTCCACATTGCCAAGCAGAGGAACAAGAATGCCTTACAAAGGTTACTTCCCGCATTGG TGGAGACCTACAATGACATGGCCTTTGGAGACATCTTCCTGCACCTCCTGACAGCACACCTCACCTTGCTTTCTGATGAGTTTGGGACTGAAGAGTTCTGCTCTGCTGTGTTTGATGGCTTCCTCCTCACCTCTTTCTCCAG TAAAGAAAATGTTCACAGACACAACCTACGCCTGTTGCTTCACCTTCACCAGAAAGTGCTGCCATCGTGTGTGGAGACCTTAGTGAAAACCCTGGAACCCTCAAAACAG AGCAGTGACCAGGTAAAGGAGCTATTCAGCAAGCTGACAGAGAAACTGGAGGCCCAAAAGAAGAGTCCTCCCCAGCCAGACGAAGCCCCCTCCCTGGACCTGGGGCTCCATCCTGTTAAAGTGCCCACTACAGCTTCCACTCCAACAACATCCATCTGA